One Methanobrevibacter sp. genomic region harbors:
- the iorA gene encoding indolepyruvate ferredoxin oxidoreductase subunit alpha, whose protein sequence is MNLKELVTGVSGEKQFLLGNEAAVRGVIEAGVSIAATYPGTPSSEIGNILSVLAKDANIYFEFSTNEKVAMEVAATAAVSGLRSFTFMKHVGMNVAADSFMTTAYSGVNGGMVILSADDPSLFSSQNEQDTRNYARLANVPILEPSNCQEVKDMVKYAFELSEQFKIPVIVRTTTRVSHMRGVVEFGDVKDNSTNNDNHWKRGHFKKDPSKYVPVPAFAGDMHVRLWDKIHKIEELTNKSKYNTEIELSGEKKYGLIASSSAYNYAHDVCKFNDLDINILKLGFSYPFPQEKVAEFLKDLDEVFVVEEVDPIIERDVLSCIGAKKLNVTVHGKLDGTFPLYHEFNSDVVSEGLNKVLNFKEDDAKANYSSSLEKLEKDIPSRAPVLCAGCPHRAMYYGINIAIDELGLKPADVIFASDIGCYTLGINPPYNAADYLLSMGSSVGDGCGFSISTDQKVASFIGDSTFFHSGISPLINAVHNKHNFVLTVLDNRITAMTGGQPNPGIPVDGMGDEAPEVSIRKLALACGVDYVRVINPFNLDQVVKTYKEAFERNDTAVIISKAPCTLIKGLTKKPSVSFVEKNCNNCDKCVKELACPAISKVNGKITIDQSQCDGCNVCIQVCKYGALEAGR, encoded by the coding sequence ATGAATTTAAAAGAATTAGTTACAGGAGTGTCTGGTGAAAAACAATTTTTACTAGGTAATGAAGCGGCTGTTAGAGGAGTAATAGAAGCAGGCGTTTCCATTGCAGCTACATATCCGGGAACTCCTTCATCAGAAATTGGAAATATCTTATCAGTATTGGCTAAGGATGCCAATATATATTTTGAGTTTTCTACTAATGAAAAGGTTGCTATGGAGGTTGCAGCTACTGCAGCTGTGTCAGGCCTCAGGTCATTTACATTCATGAAGCATGTCGGTATGAATGTTGCGGCAGATTCATTCATGACTACAGCATATTCTGGAGTAAATGGTGGAATGGTTATCCTATCAGCAGATGACCCATCACTTTTCTCATCTCAAAATGAACAGGATACACGTAATTACGCAAGATTGGCAAATGTACCTATTTTAGAACCGTCAAACTGTCAAGAAGTAAAAGACATGGTCAAATATGCATTTGAATTGTCAGAACAATTCAAAATACCTGTAATTGTCAGAACAACTACAAGAGTATCTCATATGAGAGGAGTAGTTGAGTTCGGTGACGTTAAGGACAATTCAACAAATAATGATAACCACTGGAAGAGAGGTCACTTCAAAAAAGACCCGTCTAAATATGTGCCTGTTCCAGCATTTGCAGGAGATATGCATGTAAGATTATGGGATAAAATCCACAAAATTGAAGAGTTAACCAACAAAAGCAAATATAATACTGAAATTGAACTGTCAGGTGAGAAAAAATACGGTTTAATCGCTTCAAGCAGTGCATACAATTATGCTCATGATGTATGCAAATTCAATGATTTGGACATTAACATCCTGAAATTAGGATTTTCATATCCGTTCCCACAGGAAAAAGTTGCAGAATTCCTGAAAGACCTGGATGAAGTATTCGTCGTTGAAGAAGTCGATCCAATAATTGAAAGAGATGTCTTATCATGCATTGGAGCTAAAAAGCTTAATGTTACTGTTCATGGTAAGTTGGATGGCACTTTCCCATTATATCACGAATTCAACTCAGATGTTGTATCAGAAGGTTTGAATAAGGTATTGAACTTCAAGGAAGATGACGCTAAAGCTAACTATTCATCAAGTCTTGAAAAATTGGAGAAAGACATTCCATCACGTGCACCTGTATTATGTGCAGGATGTCCTCACAGGGCAATGTATTACGGAATAAACATTGCAATAGATGAATTGGGCTTAAAACCTGCTGATGTAATTTTCGCATCAGATATTGGATGTTATACTTTAGGAATAAATCCACCGTACAATGCTGCAGATTATTTATTGTCAATGGGTTCCAGTGTAGGTGACGGCTGCGGATTTTCAATCTCAACCGACCAGAAGGTGGCAAGCTTCATTGGAGATTCAACATTTTTCCACAGCGGTATCTCACCATTAATCAATGCAGTTCACAACAAGCACAACTTTGTCTTAACAGTTCTTGACAACAGAATCACTGCAATGACTGGTGGTCAGCCAAACCCTGGAATTCCGGTTGACGGAATGGGGGATGAGGCACCTGAAGTGTCAATACGTAAACTAGCCCTTGCATGTGGTGTTGACTATGTTCGTGTAATCAATCCGTTTAATTTGGATCAGGTTGTTAAGACTTATAAAGAGGCATTTGAAAGAAATGACACTGCAGTAATTATTTCAAAAGCACCATGTACTTTAATTAAAGGTTTAACCAAAAAACCTTCTGTTAGTTTTGTTGAGAAAAACTGTAATAACTGTGACAAGTGTGTAAAGGAACTTGCTTGTCCGGCAATCTCAAAAGTAAATGGTAAAATCACAATCGACCAATCACAATGTGACGGATGTAATGTATGTATACAGGTATGTAAATATGGTGCTCTAGAGGCAGGAAGGTGA
- the tfrB gene encoding fumarate reductase (CoM/CoB) subunit TfrB yields MIKVYVSRFNSETDSEPHLECYEIEKTPQMKVLDALQAINEKYDADISFRSSCRAGQCGSCGILFKGNGALACQKEIKDGAIIEPLNFPVIKDLIVDKSSIEAKVKDLELSLQCDHKCKGIDESITKEDTKDTKKVRSCIECYSCLSTCPVVNIAAEEFGGPYLMRYIRKFETDPRDNFDRLREALDDGLYNCTSCGKCLAVCPKNINTFGDAIEKMRAVAVANGSGPLPEHVAFKENIQATGRSIKTDKTPFIEEATNKTGSKVAFFTGCMVDYKFPEIGHTLVKILKENGIDIDVPEGQVCCGSPLLRTGQTELVQELVDKNKEVFKDYDTVITICSGCGATLKNNHPQFGSNLNVMDISEFLEDKLDTSKLKEVDMKVTYHDPCHLGRGQGIKDAPRNIIEMIPGVEFEEMKYPCQCCGAGGGIKSGKPEIAMDLSKSKAEMIKDTSADAVVTICPFCELNLQDGLDAIGCENVKSMHILELLNKAYE; encoded by the coding sequence ATGATTAAAGTTTATGTTTCAAGATTTAATAGTGAAACTGACAGTGAACCTCATTTGGAGTGTTATGAAATTGAAAAGACACCTCAGATGAAAGTTCTTGATGCTCTTCAGGCTATTAATGAAAAATATGATGCAGACATTAGTTTTAGAAGCTCATGTAGAGCAGGTCAATGCGGATCTTGCGGAATACTATTTAAAGGCAATGGAGCTTTAGCATGCCAGAAAGAAATCAAGGACGGAGCAATCATTGAACCTCTCAATTTCCCAGTTATAAAAGATTTGATTGTTGACAAGTCCAGCATTGAAGCTAAAGTTAAGGATTTGGAATTGTCCCTTCAATGCGACCATAAATGTAAAGGCATTGATGAAAGCATAACCAAGGAAGATACAAAAGACACCAAAAAAGTAAGAAGCTGTATCGAATGTTATTCATGCCTTTCAACATGTCCTGTTGTCAATATTGCAGCTGAGGAATTCGGCGGACCATACTTAATGAGATACATCCGAAAATTTGAAACCGACCCACGAGATAATTTTGACAGGCTCAGGGAAGCACTTGATGACGGATTGTATAACTGTACCAGCTGCGGCAAATGCTTAGCTGTTTGTCCTAAAAATATCAATACCTTTGGAGATGCAATTGAAAAGATGAGAGCAGTAGCTGTTGCAAACGGTTCCGGCCCTCTTCCTGAGCATGTTGCGTTTAAAGAAAACATACAGGCAACCGGAAGAAGTATTAAAACAGACAAAACTCCATTCATTGAGGAAGCAACTAATAAAACTGGTTCAAAAGTTGCATTTTTCACAGGATGTATGGTTGACTATAAATTCCCTGAAATCGGACATACATTAGTCAAAATCCTTAAGGAAAATGGAATTGACATTGATGTTCCTGAAGGTCAAGTCTGTTGCGGATCCCCACTTTTAAGAACTGGTCAGACCGAACTCGTACAGGAGCTTGTTGATAAAAATAAAGAAGTATTTAAAGATTATGATACAGTAATTACAATTTGTTCAGGTTGTGGAGCTACATTGAAGAATAATCATCCGCAATTTGGTTCCAATCTAAACGTTATGGACATCAGTGAATTTTTAGAGGATAAATTGGACACTTCCAAATTAAAAGAGGTTGATATGAAAGTGACCTACCATGACCCATGCCACTTGGGCAGAGGCCAGGGCATCAAGGATGCACCTAGAAACATTATTGAAATGATTCCTGGCGTTGAATTTGAGGAAATGAAATATCCTTGCCAATGCTGTGGTGCAGGCGGAGGAATCAAATCCGGAAAACCTGAAATTGCAATGGACTTATCCAAATCAAAAGCTGAAATGATTAAGGATACCAGTGCAGATGCCGTAGTTACAATTTGCCCGTTCTGTGAATTGAACCTACAGGACGGTTTGGATGCAATTGGTTGTGAAAATGTCAAATCAATGCATATTCTTGAATTATTAAATAAAGCTTACGAATAG
- a CDS encoding indolepyruvate oxidoreductase subunit beta — protein sequence MDNHYSIYICGVGGQGIIKTSTIIGEAAMNQGLDVVMSEIHGMSQRGGSVSTELKIGGYNSSIIPKKGADMLLSFEPIETIRGLDKVNSETKIVYNTHPIIPSSTDKPYPSVDSITKTLNENFKHVLPVDGTQLAIDAGSVLALNMVLLGAVTADDKFPLTKESVIEAMKNNLKPKFHAMNLKAIESGYKSIKG from the coding sequence ATGGATAATCATTATAGTATATACATTTGTGGAGTTGGAGGTCAGGGAATCATTAAGACTTCCACAATTATCGGTGAAGCTGCAATGAATCAGGGTTTGGATGTAGTTATGAGTGAAATTCACGGAATGTCTCAAAGAGGAGGATCAGTATCTACTGAATTGAAGATTGGAGGATACAATTCATCAATCATTCCTAAAAAAGGAGCAGACATGTTGCTTTCATTTGAACCAATTGAAACAATCAGAGGATTGGATAAGGTAAACTCAGAAACTAAAATAGTCTACAATACTCATCCGATTATTCCATCTTCAACAGATAAGCCTTATCCTAGTGTTGACAGCATAACAAAAACATTAAATGAAAACTTTAAGCATGTGCTTCCTGTTGATGGAACACAATTGGCGATTGATGCAGGAAGTGTATTGGCTTTAAACATGGTTCTTTTAGGTGCTGTCACTGCTGATGATAAATTCCCTCTGACAAAGGAATCTGTAATTGAAGCTATGAAAAATAATTTAAAACCTAAATTCCATGCAATGAATTTAAAGGCTATCGAAAGTGGATACAAATCCATCAAAGGTTAA